The Gemmatimonas aurantiaca T-27 DNA segment GTCAGCAACGCCGCACGAGCGACCGAGCCACCGTCGGACACCAGATACGCATCGAGCGTGGCCTGATTGTCGGGGGTGAACTCCACACCGAGCACCACCGGACGATCCTTGTTCGCAGCGGCGCAGAGGGCGTCAGCCGCGACCTGCGGCATTTCCACCGTGCCGTGGTACTCACCCACCAGCAGATAGTTGAGCTGCTTCGTCTGCAACACGGCATCGATACCGGGCAGCGGCTGGCAGGTGACCAGGGCGGAGGCAGGAACAGCAAAAGGCAGCGCCAAGGCCAGCAAATATTCAAGCATGCGGGACAATCCTGCAGTCTGGGGGCGGGAAGGAGACGCGCAACACAACATCCTGCGGCACGCGAGGATTCTCCCAGTGCCGGCGCGTTCCTGCCCTACCCGTCTCTCTAGCCGATCGTCACCGCGCAGACGGACGTATCAGTCCTGCCGTCGATTCGGGTTGTTTGGTGCCAATCAAATCCACGCCAGCCGCGAACAGTGCCGCATACACATCGGCATTCTGCGGCACATTGTGCACGCGCAGCAAACGATCCGGCACAGCGGCCTTGCTCGCGCGTATCGCGTCGAACCATCGGGCTCGTGTGATTGACCGGCGCCACCATCGTCCCATGGTTTTTCCGTAGTCCACGCTGAGCAGCCGCACACGCGGGTCAAGAACGGCCGCGTCCACTGGCTCAGCGCGCGACAGCCGATACTGAATGCCCGGCAGCGAATCCACGCGTGTGCCATTGGGGGGCGGATGCCAGCCCACCAACACCACGTCGAGCGCCACGCGAGTCCCACCCGCCTCGTCGCGGACCCACAAATGACGGTAGCGTCGCAACACCGCCATCAGCGCGTCGTAGGTGGCCGGCGATTGCTCCTTGATCTCGAGTGCCAGCAGAAACGGACGATCCACCACCGCCCCCCACGGACCACACCGGTCGACCAACGCAGCCAATGGCGCGAGATAGACCGAGTCGAGTGTGCCACCGGATCGTGCCGCCCGTCGGTCGTGACCGATGCGCAATTCGCCATCGACCAGAAAGAGATCGACCTCCACCCCGCGGAACCCCAATGCCAGCGCGTCTTCGAGCGGGTGTGGTCGTTCGTAGTCGTTGTGCGAATACGCCGACAATGCCGCGACGGGACATGCAGCCTGCGCATGAGCGTCGCGGCTCAGCGCCATACCGGCACTACATCCAAGGACTGCGGCCATGAGCCAGCGACACACCGGGGTCATCCCTGCAATCTGCGTGCAGGCGTACGACGCGCAATCACGTTTGTTGTCGAATCAGTTCGTTGGCAATAGCCGGCATTGGCCTTTGGGCTGATGGGAAAACAGCGGGGGGAACACTGATGACACAGAAACGGCACGGAACCGCACGGATACAGCACCGGCTTCAGCAAGATCCGTCAATGGGGCAGAGAATTTCATTTTGAGATAAAAGCGGTTTGGAAGGCACCATCTCCATCTTCGTCTCAACCCTCAAAAAAAAAGAAGACATCTTCCAGTCCAATCATCGCCCCAGCGTCCGTGCGTCTATCTGTGCGACTCTGTGCTGTTTCTGTGTCATCAGTGTTCCCCCGCTGTTCCATCGAACAGTCCTGCCGAACGCACGACGTCACGCAACCAACAGACGGATCCTATTGTCCAAGTGACAACCCTCCTGATCCCGCTCATGCCGCCACTCCGCTGCATCCGACTTGCCGGTGCACTGTTCGCCATGTTCTCCGCTGTAGTGTTGCCCACCGCGGGGGCGCAGAACACGCCCATCGTCGACGTGCACTTCCATCACCTCGGCAGCCGCACCGATTCTTCGCTCACCGAAATGGCGAAGATGGGCATCACGTCAGTGGTGCTCATTGGGCTTCCGGCGCAATTGGCTACCACGGCCGACCGGTCCGACCTGCGCATCCTGCGGTCTCTCACGCTGCCCTGCTTTGGCGGGCGCATGCCCAACAGCGGGATGGCTTGTTATCCCGGTGGTGGTGATTGGCCATCACGCGACTCCATCCGGGCCATGGTGCGCACCGATCGTCTGCACCTGCTCGGAGAAATCAATGCACAATACGGCGGCATGCGCCTCGATGACCCTGCCATGGAGCCGTATTTCGCGATCGCCGAAGAGCTCGATCTGCCTATCGGCGTGCACCTCGGGATTGGACCGCCGGGCATCGCCTACAGCGATATCCCGGGACCACCGCAGAAATCGTCGGCCTACTCCGGACAGGCGGGTGATCCGTTGGCACTCGACGGGGTGCTGCGCAAACATCCCAAACTACGTCTCTATGTCATGCACGCCGCGTGGCCCATGCGGGATGCCATGTTGTACATGCTGTATATGCATCCGCGCATGATGGTCGACGTGTCGGTGCTGCAGTACGCCATTCCGCGCGCCGCGTATGTCGACTACCTGCGCGATCTCGTGCAGGCCGGCTTTGCCAAACGCATCATGTTCGGCTCTGACGGCAGCGCCGCACGCGTACGGGAAGGGATCGACGCGATCCGTGCCATGGACTTTCTCTCGGCAGACCAGCAAGCCGATATCCTGGGCGGCAACGCGCAGCGGTTCCTCAGACTCGGGGTGCCGCGGTAGCGCGCGATCATCACGAGTTTGCCCGTCAGATCTGAATCAGGTGCTGCGGTGCGAGAGGGGCGGGGATATCGGATTCGCCGAGCATCTCCCGCAGATCGATCTCGATGGTGCGACTGAGGGTGGAGATGGGCGTGTCGTTGGCATTGCCTTCGAAGGGGTTTTCCGTGGCCTCGCCAACCCGTTCGATGGCCGTGAACACCCATCCGATGAGGAAACCTACCGGAATGGTCAACCAGACCTGCCATCGGCCCATCTTGGCAAATTCGTTGAGCAGACCAAGCGGTGTGAGCCACACGAACAGACGGACGAAAAACTTGCTGATCGTCGCATACTGACGCGGGTAGGGGTAGTTCTTGATCCGCTCCGCGCGGCCCTGATGATCGTAGAACTCCTGCAGCACCCGTTCCATCGCGATGTGATGATACGCGTCGATCACCCCGTCGGCGTGCAAAGCCGCAAGATGTTGTCCCTGCAGCGCGATCGTGTGTGTGGCCCGGTTGCTTCCCGCCAACACACGGCGCTGATCGTCCTCCGACAACAGGGCAGTCAACAACTCTTCCAGCTTGTCCACCCGCTCAGGAACG contains these protein-coding regions:
- a CDS encoding amidohydrolase family protein, whose amino-acid sequence is MPPLRCIRLAGALFAMFSAVVLPTAGAQNTPIVDVHFHHLGSRTDSSLTEMAKMGITSVVLIGLPAQLATTADRSDLRILRSLTLPCFGGRMPNSGMACYPGGGDWPSRDSIRAMVRTDRLHLLGEINAQYGGMRLDDPAMEPYFAIAEELDLPIGVHLGIGPPGIAYSDIPGPPQKSSAYSGQAGDPLALDGVLRKHPKLRLYVMHAAWPMRDAMLYMLYMHPRMMVDVSVLQYAIPRAAYVDYLRDLVQAGFAKRIMFGSDGSAARVREGIDAIRAMDFLSADQQADILGGNAQRFLRLGVPR
- a CDS encoding bestrophin family protein: MHIGRQYTLIEFVHWTRYDSFWLLVGAATPTLLYAVLGWTWLTLPWVPIALIGTAAAFIAGFRNNATYARAWESRQIYGAIVNSSRSWGLLVMDFVRTGAVLSDAQAATVRTQLIHRHIAWLTALRFQLRQPRQWESMVLHSNSEYQRTHFVVPERVDKLEELLTALLSEDDQRRVLAGSNRATHTIALQGQHLAALHADGVIDAYHHIAMERVLQEFYDHQGRAERIKNYPYPRQYATISKFFVRLFVWLTPLGLLNEFAKMGRWQVWLTIPVGFLIGWVFTAIERVGEATENPFEGNANDTPISTLSRTIEIDLREMLGESDIPAPLAPQHLIQI